The genomic DNA GGTGTGATCCCCCGAGCGCGGACGAGACGCCTGTACTTGTCGTAGTCGTAGCCGCGGTCGGCGAAGAGCCGCCGAGGCCGGTGGCGGGGCCGGCCGCGCAGGCCACGGATGTGGGGTATGGCGTCCAGCAGTGGCATGAGCTGGGTGACGTCGTGGCGGTTTCCGCTGGTCAAAGAGACGGCGAGCGGGGTGCCGTGTCGGTCGACGATCAGGTGGTGTTTGCTTCCGGGCCGGGCCCGGTCGACCGGCGAAGGTCCGGTGTGAGCCCCCCTTTGAGGGCTCTGACGTGCGAGCCGTCGATTGCGGCGTCGTCCATGTCCAGCAAGCCGGTAGCCCGCAGTTCGGCCAGCAGCACCTCGTGCAGCCGGGGCCAGACACCGGCCTCGGTCCAGTCCCGCAGACGCCGCCAGGCCGTCACCCCGCTGCAGCCGACCTGTTCCGCAGGGACATCCCGCCAGCTCACGCTCTTGCACAGCACATAGACGATGCCCCGCAGAGCAGCACGGTCATCCGCCGGCAACCGCCCGGGATACCGATACCGCCGAGGCGCACGGGCCGGCAACAGCGGCGCCACACGTTCCCACAAGTCATCAGGCACAAGATCAACAGGCACTCACCAGATCCTGCCGAAACAACACCCAACTGCCAAGCCCCACACCAAACTTCATTCTGAAACGATCAGTAAGGCGGCACGGCTGGTCCTGGCAGCAGCCCGCCCGGCGCGCGATCGAACGCGACGACGACGCGGTGGAGCTGTGGAAAAGGGAAGTCTGGCCGCGGGTAAGAGCACCGCGGCGGTGAACAACGCCTGGGTGGTCTTCGAGGACGAGGCCGGCCAGGCGATGACACCGCCGCGCGCCAGGACCTGGGGCCGCCAGGGCTGCACCCCGGTCGTCCGCGTGCGCGGACGTGGCTCGGGCCGGGTTTCCATGGCGGGGATGACCTGCTACGAGCCCGGCGAGCGGTCCCGTCTGATCTACGCGGTCCGCGAGTACCGAGGCCGCAAGGACGAACCGAGGGGCTTCGGCTGGAAGGACTACCGTGACCTGGTCATCCGCGCCCACACCCAGCTCGGCGGCCCGATCGTCCTGGTGTGGGACAACCTGCGCATGCACCTGGTCGCGCCACTACGGGAGTTCTTCGAGGCCAACACCGCTTGGCTCACCGTGTTCCAGTTACCGACCTACGCCCCGGACCTCAACCCGCAGGAGGGCATCTGGTCCCTGGTCAAGCGCGATATCGGCAACCTCGCGGCGGCCGACCTCGGTCAGATCACCCAGGCAGTGAAACGCCGACTCAAACAGATCCAGTACCGCCCTGATGGGGTCGATGGCTGTCTCGCCGGCACCGGCCTGAGCATGGATCCGGCTCCTGACGGACGCGGTGATGTAAATGCCAGACCGCTGACGGCGCCAGGTATGGCAGCATCATCGCCATGTCTTTGCTGACCTGGGACTACGACGGTGATCTGTTCTGCGCCCTCACCACCGAGACGGGTGCGGGCGAGGGCCGGATGACACATTTCGAGCTCAGCGAGGCCCGCATGGTTCCGGGTGGAGCCTCTTCTATGCCTGCTTCACCGGCTCCAGGGCCGACAGCCGTGACGGTGCTTGCCTACGCGCCCGAGGAGGAGAAGCCGGCAGAGGTCTACTTCGACGCAACGCAAACGCTGCCGTTCGCCGTCCTCCAGCACTTCGTGGCGCTCGTCGCCTCACGCCTCGCAAGCACCGGATCGTAGAGCAGCCGTCCTGTCAGCACGGCGAAACCCTAGGCCGACATCACGAGTTCAAGTTCAGTAGCGGGTGCCCCGGAAGCAGGCCCGCTCCCGCCTCGGTCGCCGTGCTGCGGCCCGGGTCGGCGGCGGTGGAGATCGCCGTGGCGCGGGATACGTTTGGTGTGGCGGTCCCGGCATCTTCGGAAGCTCATCGGCGTGTGCATGCGGGCGTCCCGAACGGTGGTCCCCCGGTGGGCGCCGCTACAGCGATGAGTTCCGGCCGGGCCGCGAGTCTGTTCCGGTGAGCGTCGGAGCACGTCGTACGACGCCGCCCGGCACTGGACACCACGGAGGACACCATGACGACCACGCCCGGCAACACGAGCAGCCACCTCCCCGGGAAGCCGCCCGTCGTCGACCTGGCCAGCTGGCAGGCGGCGCGCGAGAAGCTGCTGGTCCGCGAGAAGGCGCACACACGTGAGGGCGACGCGATCGCCGCGGCCCGGCGGCGGCTGCCGATGGTCGAGTTCGACGGCGCGGTCGAGGTCACCGGCGTTGACGGGCCGGTCCCGTTCCTCGACCTGTTCCAGGGCCGCGACGAGCTCGTGGTCTACAAGCACATGTGGCACGACGGTGCGCCGCACCAGGGGCAGTGCGAGGGCTGCACCACCACGGCCTGGCACGTCAAGGACGCCGTCTACCTCAACGCCCGGGGCGTCTCGTTCGCCGTCCTGACCTCGGGCCCGTGGGACGAGGTGGCTCCCTACGTCGAGTTCATGGGTTACACCCAACCCTGGTACTCGGTGCGGGGCGTGGAGGCGCCGGTAGGCGGGGAGATGGGGCACATCACCTGTTTCCTGCGTGACGGCGACCGCGTGTTCCTCACCTACTCCACGACGGGCCGTGGCAACGAGCCGGTCAACGGGTCCCTCAGCCTCCTCGACATGACGCCCTACGGCCGCGGCGAGGCGTGGGAGGACAACCCCGAGGGCCGGCGCGTGATCGGCGATGTTCGCGAGGGGTACCCGTCCGAGGGCCGCCAGGCCTGCTGGTACTGGCGATCGGACGCCGACGGCGTCGCCACCTGGGGCCCGACCAGCCGCCCCGTGCCGCAGTGGACCCGCCCCGGCGCGACCCCCGTGGAGACCCTCGGCCGCCAGGGCCACCACCACTGACGCACCTTCGTCGACCGCGTCGGCACCGAAGGCCGTCCCGTAGGCGCTGGGTGCCGCGCGGCAACTCCGGAGGATGCGAACGGTCCCCCGCGCTCGATCGGCGGGCGTTTCGCCCGGAAGGTGTCTCGGCAGGAGAGGCGCGGTCCAGGCTTGTGAGTCCTACCAGGAGACCTGGTGCACGTAACGTCCGCGTACTCGCATGGGCCGTTGATGGTCGGAGTGATGATCGTCCCACGAGGTGGCGCTTCGCCCCCGGTTCGACGATGGCCGACGGACAGTTGGCGCCGGTGCTCCCCACGGCGCCGGCACGGAGGCAAGCCCGAGAAGGGGGGCCGCTGTCCGGTCCTGGACGTGATCTTCTACCTGGTCGTGAGCGGATCGCCTGGCGACCCTTGCCGGCCGCCTTCCCGCCGCACCGGACCGACTTCACCGTGTTCCGCGGGTGGGACCCGCACGTGAGGCTCAACGGGGCGCAGCCGTCCCTATGATGGTGGGCTGACCAACGCCGTCGCCGCATACCCGATCTGGCCCGGCATCGCCGCATTCATCCATGCAGAGGATCTGCCCATGCCCATCCGCCGGATCGCCGCTCTGACCACGGTGCCCGCGACCCTGCTGCTCCTGGTCTCATGTGGGAGCAGCGCGGTGCACGGCACCATAACCGAGAAGGAGTACAAGCCGGCCCGCACCACGTGGACCACCGAGTCGGGCACGAAGAAGCAGTGCAGCACGTCTCGTAGCGGGGGCAAGACCAAGAGGTCGTGCCACTCGGTGCAGACCGGTACCCGTCGTGTCCCGCACCGCCATCGCGCGTGCTGGCAGATCGAACTGGACGACGACGCACACGAGCTGTGCATCGCCAAGGACCGGTGGGACAAGGTGCGTGTCGGCGACCGGTGGTGAGCCGCTGGAATCGCTACCCGGATGGCCGGCGCGGTCCGGATACGACCTCCCCACGATCGTGGTCGGGTGCGCAGGCGTAGGCCTGGTCGCTGCGGGACGTCGATCCCGCGTTCGGCCGGCGGCGCCGCGATCTCGCCGATTGCCCGGCCGGCCGTGGAGGACCCGGCCCGGAAGATCACACCGAGGGCCTCCGGGTCGAACCGGTGCGCAGGTGGACCCGGATGACGAGCAGTCGGTCGGTGAGCACCGAAGCGTGTCCTGGCCCGGCGCCGGCCCGGCACCCTCACGGGTCGCCGGCACATCTGCGCCTGTGTGACGTCGCGGTCAGGCGGGCTGCCACAGCTCGACCCGATTGCCCTCAGGATCGGTGACCCAGCCGAATCGACCGATCCCCTCCATGTCCTGCGTCTCTTCGGCCACGTCCGCTCCCTTGGTACGCAATTGCACGAGCATCGCATCCAGATCGCGGACCCGGAAGTTGAGCATGGTCTGCTGGGTGCGGGACCCGAAGTAGTCGGTCTCGGCCTCGAACGTCGCGAACACCGTCGGCCCAGCTCCCTGAGGCCACAGGCCGTGCTCATCGGCGTCCAGGCCGAGGCAGTCGCGATACCACGCGCCCAGGGACACCGGGTCGGCTGCCCGCATGAAGTACCCACCGATTCCAAGTACACGCTCCATGCCGCCATCTTGCCAGGATGGCGACCGCGCGAGCCGGCACCACACCATCGCCCGCTTCACACCCCTGACCCGATCACGGGGAACTCGTCTGCACTCACTGCTGCAGGAATTCCCCGAGGCCGCCCAGCAGCCGGCCGACGTCCTGGTCGAGGGCGGGAAAATCGTTCGCGGACGGGCAGCGCGGGTGGCTAGCGTGTCCCGACGTGGACATCGAAGATCCCAAAGACCTGGTCCGGCGCGGGTACGACGCGCTCTCCCTCCGCTATGACCAGGCGTACGGCTCCGAGACGAAATACCAGCCGTGGATCAGCGAACTGATCGGTCGGATCCCAGCTGGAGGCACGGTGCTGGATCTGGGGTGCGGTAGCGGGGTACCCGTCGCCCGGACCCTGACGACCGCAGGGCACCGCGTCACGGGCGTCGACATC from Streptomyces sp. NBC_01707 includes the following:
- a CDS encoding IS5 family transposase (programmed frameshift), yielding MPVDLVPDDLWERVAPLLPARAPRRYRYPGRLPADDRAALRGIVYVLCKSVSWRDVPAEQVGCSGVTAWRRLRDWTEAGVWPRLHEVLLAELRATGLLDMDDAAIDGSHVRALKRGAHTGPSPVDRARPGSKHHLIVDRHGTPLAVSLTSGNRHDVTQLMPLLDAIPHIRGLRGRPRHRPRRLFADRGYDYDKYRRLVRARGITPKIARRGVPHGSGLGKTRWVVERTFAWLHQFKRLRTRYEIRADLHLGLLQLACSIICLRRLRTSF
- a CDS encoding winged helix-turn-helix domain-containing protein, with product MKRSVRRHGWSWQQPARRAIERDDDAVELWKREVWPRVRAPRR
- a CDS encoding transposase, giving the protein MEKGSLAAGKSTAAVNNAWVVFEDEAGQAMTPPRARTWGRQGCTPVVRVRGRGSGRVSMAGMTCYEPGERSRLIYAVREYRGRKDEPRGFGWKDYRDLVIRAHTQLGGPIVLVWDNLRMHLVAPLREFFEANTAWLTVFQLPTYAPDLNPQEGIWSLVKRDIGNLAAADLGQITQAVKRRLKQIQYRPDGVDGCLAGTGLSMDPAPDGRGDVNARPLTAPGMAASSPCLC
- a CDS encoding DUF899 domain-containing protein, which codes for MTTTPGNTSSHLPGKPPVVDLASWQAAREKLLVREKAHTREGDAIAAARRRLPMVEFDGAVEVTGVDGPVPFLDLFQGRDELVVYKHMWHDGAPHQGQCEGCTTTAWHVKDAVYLNARGVSFAVLTSGPWDEVAPYVEFMGYTQPWYSVRGVEAPVGGEMGHITCFLRDGDRVFLTYSTTGRGNEPVNGSLSLLDMTPYGRGEAWEDNPEGRRVIGDVREGYPSEGRQACWYWRSDADGVATWGPTSRPVPQWTRPGATPVETLGRQGHHH
- a CDS encoding VOC family protein — its product is MERVLGIGGYFMRAADPVSLGAWYRDCLGLDADEHGLWPQGAGPTVFATFEAETDYFGSRTQQTMLNFRVRDLDAMLVQLRTKGADVAEETQDMEGIGRFGWVTDPEGNRVELWQPA